From Gammaproteobacteria bacterium, a single genomic window includes:
- a CDS encoding DUF402 domain-containing protein, whose protein sequence is MYVIADRPDVLALYLSTDAELGFAPRVWPTANGRHPWDQGPETRWQGHGVLHLHRPDDAYAVWVFWHGPERRFDGWYLNLQAPFTRTEIGIDTLDHELDIVTGIDGSWRFKDLELLESYVDTGRFSREEVDAILAEGRRLGRMLDAGDRWWSDEWAGWVPESQWTIPPVLPQGWDWV, encoded by the coding sequence ATGTACGTCATAGCCGACCGCCCAGATGTCCTGGCCCTCTACCTCTCTACGGACGCTGAGCTAGGCTTTGCCCCCCGGGTCTGGCCAACGGCGAACGGCCGACATCCCTGGGACCAAGGCCCCGAAACCCGCTGGCAAGGTCACGGAGTACTCCACCTCCACAGACCTGATGACGCCTACGCCGTGTGGGTGTTCTGGCACGGTCCGGAACGCAGATTCGACGGCTGGTATCTGAATCTCCAAGCTCCGTTCACGCGAACCGAGATTGGAATCGACACGCTGGATCACGAACTCGACATCGTCACTGGCATTGACGGGAGTTGGCGGTTCAAAGATCTCGAGCTGCTCGAGTCGTATGTGGATACCGGGCGGTTCTCCAGAGAAGAGGTCGACGCGATCTTGGCCGAGGGTCGACGGCTCGGCCGGATGCTCGACGCTGGTGACCGCTGGTGGAGTGACGAGTGGGCAGGCTGGGTTCCCGAGTCTCAGTGGACGATCCCACCGGTGCTTCCACAGGGGTGGGATTGGGTCTGA
- a CDS encoding AAA family ATPase, producing MAPMGDTSKCTAFVVVTGQPGSGKTTLAQPLARELGAPLLSKDTIKEALADALERPNTITVETSQRLGAAAFEIVWALAAQSAGAVLEASWDPTIAADRLRRLGANVIEVHCSCPPSVAQTRYADRAHERHWVHLDVVRVSDERLWGPDSAGPQGLSASLVEVDTTSPADIPSVAREVRRLIDPTG from the coding sequence ATGGCACCCATGGGAGACACGAGCAAGTGCACAGCCTTCGTCGTCGTGACGGGACAACCCGGCTCTGGCAAGACAACCCTTGCACAACCGCTCGCTCGGGAACTGGGAGCGCCACTGTTGTCAAAGGACACGATCAAGGAGGCCCTCGCAGATGCCCTTGAGCGCCCCAACACCATCACGGTCGAGACGTCTCAGCGACTCGGAGCGGCCGCGTTCGAGATCGTCTGGGCGCTTGCAGCACAGTCCGCTGGTGCGGTACTCGAAGCATCCTGGGATCCGACTATTGCTGCTGACCGCCTTCGGCGCCTCGGAGCGAACGTGATCGAGGTTCACTGTTCGTGTCCACCGTCTGTCGCACAGACGCGGTACGCCGACCGCGCACACGAACGCCACTGGGTCCACCTCGACGTGGTCCGAGTGAGCGACGAGCGACTGTGGGGACCCGATTCAGCAGGGCCGCAGGGGCTATCGGCGAGCTTGGTCGAAGTCGACACCACTTCCCCGGCCGACATCCCATCCGTCGCGCGGGAGGTCCGACGGCTCATCGATCCGACTGGCTGA